From Methanococcus voltae:
TTGCTATTACCGTTTTATTGATTGGTATATACTCATATAGGATGAAAAAATACTATATTGAGGTAGATTTCCAAAAAAAGGCACTTAAATAATAAAATAATAGTGTATTGTAATAAAATAAGATGATATAAAATAATAAATAATAAAATAATACTAAAAATAATAGTATAATAAATAATAAGATTAAAATTGTTATAAATTTTGTAACGAATCTATCGAACCGTCAAATTTTACAATTTTAATATCTTGCGATTTTGCAAATTCAACTAACTCATTATTTTTTTGGTTAATTTCTCCAACTGGGAAATTGGAATATACAAACATTTCACAATTTAACAACTGTTTTTTGGCGTTTTCGAATGTGTTATCATCAATATTTGAAAATGATTTTTCAGAAATTATATTTACTTCCATTGTTTTAGATATTGCATAATCGATGTCATTTTCGTGTAAGATACCCACCGTAATGTCGTAACCGTTTTTCTTAAAGTATCTCAAAGCTTTTGCACCTGTTCCACCACCACAGGTTATAAACACTTTTTTAGGTGGTAATATGTCGCTTGTATCAATTTTTGAATCAAATTCTGAACTAAATTCTGAATTATTTTGGTTTAAATCGGAATTTGAATCTGAATTTAAATTATCACTTAATTCGTTATTATAATTATTTTTTAATTCAAAATAACCGATTTGTTCGTTATAATTTGCCTCAGTCAATCCATAAAGGTAATTTACGGTTTCTGTGGTCATTATATCCTCTGGAAAACCATAAGCTAGTATTTTATTATCTTTAACTAGTGCCATCTTGTCTGCAATTCTTAAAGCAAGTTCTATATCATGTAAAGTAACTATGATAGCTATATCTTTTTTAGATAACTTTCTAAGTAATAAAGTAAGTTCTATTTTGTGATTAGCATCTAAAAAACTTGTAGGTTCATCGAGTATCAATATCTCCGGCTCTTGTGCAAGAGCTCTTGCAATCATTATTTTTTGGCGCTCCCCATCGCTCATCTCGAAAAAGTTCTTCTCAAGCAATTTGGTTGCATTCACAAGTTTTGCACTGTGCATTATTATTTCTTTATCTTTTTTGCTTAATCTACCCAATAAACCAGTATATGGGTGCCTACCAATAGAAATTACATCATATCCCGTCATATTTGCAGGATTAATCCTGTCCGTTAAAACTACTGCCATTTCTTTTGCAAGTTGTGAAGGTTTTAAGTTGTGGATTTTTGAACTGTTTATATATACTGCCCCTTTTTTGGGAGTTAGATATGTTGCAATGGTTTTTAAAAGTGTAGATTTCCCCGCCCCGTTAGGTCCTATAATACACAATATTTCATTTTTATGTACATTTAAATTTACATCCGTTAGTACTTCTGAATTAGCATATCCTACAGTTAAATTTTCCGTTTTTAGCATCATATAACCTTTAAATTATTTTTATTTTATTTATTTATTTATTTTATTTCCTTTTAGTTCCCTATAGTTACTTTTACTTTATTTTATTTCATTTTTAGAGTGTAGCTTTCAATTTTCAATAATAGAATTATTATTAAATATGGAATTACTACTTATTAAAGTTATCTTAATTTTTTTAAAGTTATCTTAACTAGACAGTACATTCAAATAAATAAATTTACAATTATTATTTATATTAATAGAAACATCATATTTGTTAAATTTTAATGATTAATAATGTAAAATAAATGTTAAAGTTAAAATTAATTAAAAATATTTAAAATTGAATATTGAAGATAAAGATTGAAGATTAAAGATTAAAAATATATTTAAAAATTAAGGAATCGTGAAGTCATATGTATGAAGGAGAAATAGCAATTGGACCAGTACACTCTACAATGTTAGAACCGCACAGATTAAGACTTTTTATAGATGATGAGATTGTAAAAGACGCAGAATTAATAATCGGTGTTAACCATAGGGGCGTCGAAAGATTAATGGAAGGTTTACCCGTAGAAAAAGCTTGTATATTAACTGAAAAAATATGTGGTATCTGCTCACATATACACCTCTGGAGTTCTGTAAGATTAACGGAAATTGCAAGTAAAATATACGTGCCTGAAAGAGCACAGCATATTAGAGTTATTGTTGAAGAATTAGAAAGATTACACTCCCATAATTTATTATTTGGTCACGCTTTTGAAATATTAGGGCATGAAACCATGTCAATGAGATGTTTTATGACAAGGGAGCCTATTATGCAAATATTCTTCGAGATATCTGGTAGTAGGGTTCACTATTCTTGCCCGCTAATCGGTGGAATTAGACCTCGTTGTAACATAACTGAAGAACAGAGCAAAAGAATACTTTTAAAATTGGATGAATACGAAGAAAACATAACCGCTATTATCGATAGAGTTTTAAATGACCCGCTCTTAATTTCAAGAATGAAAGGTGTTGGTATACTCGACAGAAAAACTGCGGCTAAATTCCACGCTGTAGGTCCAACTGCAAGAGGTAGCAATGTAAAATCCGATATGCGTAAAATGGGTTGGGTTCCAGAATATGACGCTTACGAATTTGATGAAATATTATTTGACGATTGTGACGTATTATCTAGAATTGCAGTTCGTGGATTTGAAATCCTTGAAAGTATTAAAATAATAAGACAAGCTTTAGACTTATTAAACGATAAAAGCTTAAGTCCTGAAATTTACAACTCAGACTATGAAGTAAAAGAATTTAAACCTATTGAATGCTACACTGAAGCCCAAAGAGGTCAGCAATACTATTCGTATGGTGTTGATAAAGACGGTAGAGTAAGACATGCACGTATAAGGACCCCTACTGCTACAAACTTAGGTGCTATGGAAGAAATCGTTAAAGGATACCATGTAAGCGATGCAGAACTTATCATTGCAAGTTGCGACCCTTGTTTTACTTGTACGGATAGATTATCTATATTAAAAGAAGATTACAATACCTATTCCAAAAAAATCTAAAAATTTAAAAGACATAAAAAATCCAAATATATTTTATAATTTATTTTTATTATCTTATTATTCTTATTATTCTTATTATTTTTATTATCTTATTATTCTTAATTTATTATTTTATAAATTATTCTTATCTATTTTATAATATCAATGTGTGGAAACCTTTTTATATGGGAAATATATAACTAATGAGTTATAGGTACAAATATTGTAACATATAATAATGATTACATTACCCTGTGTACCGATAGGATGAATATCCCACTAAATAGAACATACGAAGAAACATAAGAAACAAGTGGAGGTAATAATATGCCTGCCCCAAGATATAAATCTGGCTCAATGAAAAAAACCTGTGTAAGAGTAACCAAAGGAAATACAGCTCACTACAGAAGAAAAAAACAAGGTACAGCTAAATGCGGTGCTTGTGGCGCTGTTTTAAACGGTGTACCTAACGGCAGAATTGCAGAAATATCAAAATTAGCAAAAACCGAAAAAAGACCTGAAAGAATATATGGTGGACACTTATGTGCAGCATGTGTTAAAAAAATGATGGTCGAAAAAGCAAGAAACTTTTAATTAGGTGCTATGATGATTATAACCATTGGAGGATTACCTGGAACTGGAACAACCACAATCGCCAAATTAATTTCTGAAAAATATAACTTAGACCATGTATGTGCGGGTTTTATCTTCAGAGATATGGCCAAAGAAAATAATATGTCTTTAAAAGAGTTCAGTGAATATGCTGAAGCTAATGATAAGGTAGATTATGAAATTGACCGTAGGCAGATTGAATGTGCTAAAAAGGGTAGTATAGTCCTCGAAGGAAGATTAGCAGGTTGGGTGCTTGAAAATAATAATATTAAAGCAGATTTAAGCATCTGGTTAAAAGCGGACCCAATGGTTAGATGCAAAAGAATAAGCTTGCGAGAAAACGAAGGCATCGAAAAAGCGATGGAAGAGATGATTCTTAGAGAAAACTCTGAGAAAAAACGATATAATGAAATATACGACATAAACATTGATGATTTATCAATCTACGATATAATTATCGAATCATCCAAATGGGATATTAACGGGGTATTTAAACTCATTGATTTTGCAATAGGTAATAAAATTCAATAAGTTAAGTTATTTAATTTAATTTTATTATCGTTCGGAATGAAGTTAAATACTTCCCTATTTCAAGAATGAAGTGCGTAACGGCGACGTTCACATTAACAAAAAATAAGGCGAGGTAATACTTATGTCAGCTATAGAAGTAGGTAGAATTTGTATTAAAACATTAGGTAGAGAAGCAGGTAACACATGTGTTATCGTGGAAGTATTAGATGCAAACTTTGCAGTAATTGACGGAAACGTTAAAAGAAGAAGATGCAACTTAAAACACGTTGAACCTACCGAAAAAACCGTTGAGTTAGAAAAAGGAGCATCAACAGAAGAAGTTAAATTAGCTTTAGATGCTGCAGGTTTATTATAATTATATATCTTCACTAAACTGATGTAAATTAGTTTAAGTAGTTACGGTATTAATTTATTATTAATTTATTATTAATTTAATAATATTTTGAATTAATACTTTTTAGCTACATATTTTGATTATGTACTCTATTTTGTTATTTTAATTTAGATTTTAAGTTTAGATTTTAATTTTAGTTCATGTTATCTTATTCGATATCTATTTTATGAGTATTAGTTTTATATTACCCATGTGGCTAAAAATCTTTTATTTTACGGTTAATTTTATAACAAATAGTAATATTATGTTAAAATTTTAATATATTAATAATATTCTAATTAATTATCTAATCTAGTTTAAATTATTAAACGTTTGAATCCTAAATATATAAAATTAACTATTTGTTCCCAATAAAAATATAATTAT
This genomic window contains:
- a CDS encoding ABC transporter ATP-binding protein — its product is MLKTENLTVGYANSEVLTDVNLNVHKNEILCIIGPNGAGKSTLLKTIATYLTPKKGAVYINSSKIHNLKPSQLAKEMAVVLTDRINPANMTGYDVISIGRHPYTGLLGRLSKKDKEIIMHSAKLVNATKLLEKNFFEMSDGERQKIMIARALAQEPEILILDEPTSFLDANHKIELTLLLRKLSKKDIAIIVTLHDIELALRIADKMALVKDNKILAYGFPEDIMTTETVNYLYGLTEANYNEQIGYFELKNNYNNELSDNLNSDSNSDLNQNNSEFSSEFDSKIDTSDILPPKKVFITCGGGTGAKALRYFKKNGYDITVGILHENDIDYAISKTMEVNIISEKSFSNIDDNTFENAKKQLLNCEMFVYSNFPVGEINQKNNELVEFAKSQDIKIVKFDGSIDSLQNL
- a CDS encoding nickel-dependent hydrogenase large subunit; translation: MYEGEIAIGPVHSTMLEPHRLRLFIDDEIVKDAELIIGVNHRGVERLMEGLPVEKACILTEKICGICSHIHLWSSVRLTEIASKIYVPERAQHIRVIVEELERLHSHNLLFGHAFEILGHETMSMRCFMTREPIMQIFFEISGSRVHYSCPLIGGIRPRCNITEEQSKRILLKLDEYEENITAIIDRVLNDPLLISRMKGVGILDRKTAAKFHAVGPTARGSNVKSDMRKMGWVPEYDAYEFDEILFDDCDVLSRIAVRGFEILESIKIIRQALDLLNDKSLSPEIYNSDYEVKEFKPIECYTEAQRGQQYYSYGVDKDGRVRHARIRTPTATNLGAMEEIVKGYHVSDAELIIASCDPCFTCTDRLSILKEDYNTYSKKI
- a CDS encoding 50S ribosomal protein L34e, with amino-acid sequence MPAPRYKSGSMKKTCVRVTKGNTAHYRRKKQGTAKCGACGAVLNGVPNGRIAEISKLAKTEKRPERIYGGHLCAACVKKMMVEKARNF
- the cmk gene encoding (d)CMP kinase — translated: MIITIGGLPGTGTTTIAKLISEKYNLDHVCAGFIFRDMAKENNMSLKEFSEYAEANDKVDYEIDRRQIECAKKGSIVLEGRLAGWVLENNNIKADLSIWLKADPMVRCKRISLRENEGIEKAMEEMILRENSEKKRYNEIYDINIDDLSIYDIIIESSKWDINGVFKLIDFAIGNKIQ
- a CDS encoding 50S ribosomal protein L14e encodes the protein MSAIEVGRICIKTLGREAGNTCVIVEVLDANFAVIDGNVKRRRCNLKHVEPTEKTVELEKGASTEEVKLALDAAGLL